From a single Intestinibaculum porci genomic region:
- a CDS encoding helix-turn-helix domain-containing protein, translated as MNIEKRFGLRIRELRMMQEISQEELAWRCQLSKNYVSDVERGTRNVSLKAIEKFAKGLDVRIEDLFHFER; from the coding sequence ATGAATATCGAAAAACGCTTTGGCCTGCGCATTCGTGAGCTGCGGATGATGCAGGAGATCTCGCAGGAAGAATTAGCCTGGCGCTGCCAGTTATCGAAAAATTATGTTTCTGATGTGGAACGGGGAACCCGGAATGTCTCCCTGAAAGCCATTGAAAAATTTGCAAAGGGATTAGATGTCAGAATTGAAGATCTCTTCCACTTTGAAAGATAG